In Herbaspirillum sp. WKF16, one genomic interval encodes:
- the fusA gene encoding elongation factor G: MSRKTRIENYRNIGISAHIDAGKTTTTERILFYTGVNHKIGEVHNGAATMDWMEQEQERGITITSAATTAFWKGMAGNYPEHRINIIDTPGHVDFTIEVERSMRVLDGAVMVYDSVGGVQPQSETVWRQANKYKVPRVAFVNKMDRIGADFFRVQKQIVERLKGNAVPIQIPVGAEDNFSGVIDLVKMKAIIWDEASQGVLFKYEDIPLELEDTARQWRDNMIEQAAEANEELLEKYLSGTPLTEDDIKLGLRLRTVAGEIVPMLAGSAFKNKGVQAMLDAVIDYLPSPVDVPAIAGHAEDDSEIERHPSDDEPFSALAFKIMTDPFVGQLTFFRVYSGIVNSGDAVYNPLKGKKERLGRILQMHANERKEIKEVFAGDIAAAVGLKDVTTGDTLSDPDHPIILERMIFPEPVISQAVEPKTKADQEKMGIALNRLAQEDPSFRVHTDEESGQTIMSGMGELHLEILVDRMKREFNVEATVGKPQVAYREAIRKGVEDVEGKFVKQSGGRGQYGHVVIKLEPQPAGKGYEFVDAIKGGVVPREYIPAVDKGIQESLKAGILAGYPVVDVKATLTFGSYHDVDSNENAFRMAGSMAFKEAMKRAGPILLEPMMQVEVETPEDFMGNVMGDLSSRRGMVQGMEDMVGGGKLVRAEVPLSEMFGYSTTLRSLSQGRATYSMEFKHYAEAPRQVVEQLTGNKAKG, from the coding sequence ATGAGCCGCAAGACCCGAATAGAAAACTACCGCAACATCGGTATCAGCGCCCACATCGACGCAGGCAAGACCACGACCACCGAGCGCATTCTTTTTTATACCGGCGTCAATCACAAAATCGGCGAAGTGCATAACGGTGCGGCCACCATGGACTGGATGGAGCAGGAGCAGGAACGCGGCATCACCATCACTTCGGCGGCCACCACGGCCTTCTGGAAGGGCATGGCCGGCAACTATCCGGAGCACCGCATCAACATCATCGATACCCCGGGCCACGTCGACTTCACCATCGAAGTCGAACGCTCGATGCGCGTGCTGGACGGCGCCGTGATGGTGTACGACTCGGTGGGCGGCGTGCAGCCGCAGTCCGAGACCGTCTGGCGCCAGGCCAACAAGTACAAGGTGCCGCGCGTTGCCTTCGTCAACAAGATGGACCGCATCGGCGCGGACTTCTTCCGCGTGCAAAAGCAGATCGTGGAACGCCTGAAGGGCAATGCCGTGCCGATCCAGATCCCGGTCGGGGCCGAAGACAATTTTTCCGGCGTGATCGACCTGGTCAAGATGAAGGCCATCATCTGGGATGAGGCCAGCCAGGGCGTGCTGTTCAAGTACGAGGACATTCCGCTGGAGCTGGAGGACACCGCGCGCCAGTGGCGCGACAACATGATCGAGCAGGCCGCCGAGGCCAATGAAGAGCTGCTGGAGAAATACCTGTCCGGCACGCCGCTGACCGAAGACGACATCAAGCTCGGCCTGCGCCTGCGCACGGTGGCCGGCGAGATCGTGCCGATGCTGGCCGGCAGCGCGTTCAAGAACAAGGGCGTGCAGGCCATGCTGGACGCGGTGATCGATTACCTGCCCTCGCCCGTCGACGTGCCGGCCATCGCCGGCCACGCCGAGGACGACTCGGAGATCGAACGCCATCCGTCGGACGACGAGCCGTTCTCGGCGCTGGCCTTCAAGATCATGACCGACCCGTTCGTGGGCCAGCTGACCTTCTTCCGGGTGTACTCCGGCATCGTCAACTCGGGCGACGCCGTCTACAACCCCTTGAAGGGCAAGAAGGAGCGCCTGGGCCGCATCCTGCAGATGCACGCCAACGAACGCAAGGAGATCAAGGAAGTGTTCGCCGGCGACATCGCCGCCGCCGTGGGCCTGAAGGACGTGACCACCGGCGACACGTTGTCCGACCCCGATCATCCGATCATCCTGGAGCGCATGATCTTCCCGGAACCGGTGATCTCGCAGGCGGTGGAACCCAAGACCAAGGCCGACCAGGAGAAGATGGGCATCGCCCTGAACCGCCTGGCGCAGGAAGATCCGTCCTTCCGCGTGCATACCGACGAGGAATCGGGCCAGACCATCATGTCCGGCATGGGCGAGCTGCACCTGGAAATCCTGGTCGATCGCATGAAGCGCGAGTTCAACGTGGAAGCCACCGTCGGCAAGCCGCAGGTGGCCTATCGCGAAGCGATCCGCAAGGGCGTGGAAGATGTCGAGGGCAAGTTCGTCAAGCAATCCGGCGGACGCGGCCAGTACGGCCACGTGGTGATCAAGCTGGAACCGCAGCCGGCCGGCAAGGGCTATGAGTTTGTCGATGCCATCAAGGGCGGCGTGGTGCCGCGCGAGTACATCCCGGCGGTCGACAAGGGCATCCAGGAGTCGCTCAAGGCGGGCATCCTGGCGGGTTACCCGGTGGTGGACGTGAAGGCGACGCTGACCTTCGGTTCCTACCACGACGTCGACTCCAACGAGAACGCCTTCCGCATGGCCGGCTCGATGGCCTTCAAGGAAGCGATGAAGCGCGCCGGGCCGATCCTGCTGGAACCGATGATGCAGGTCGAGGTGGAAACGCCCGAGGACTTCATGGGCAACGTGATGGGCGACCTGTCGTCCCGCCGCGGCATGGTGCAAGGCATGGAAGACATGGTGGGCGGCGGCAAGCTGGTGCGCGCCGAAGTCCCGTTGTCGGAAATGTTCGGCTACTCGACCACGCTGCGCTCGCTGTCGCAAGGCCGCGCGACTTACTCGATGGAGTTCAAGCATTACGCCGAGGCGCCGCGCCAGGTGGTGGAGCAATTGACCGGCAATAAGGCCAAGGGCTGA
- the mnmE gene encoding tRNA uridine-5-carboxymethylaminomethyl(34) synthesis GTPase MnmE → MTFDSSPIAAIATAPGRGGIGVVRISGKNLAPVIAALCGRAGLQPRHATYLPFRRADGSAIDQGLAIHFPAPHSYTGEDVLELQGHGGPVVMQMLLARCIEAGAEIGLRLAEPGEFTQRAFLNDKIDLAQAEAVADLIEATTEAAAKSASESLSGAFSKVIHALVEQVTSLRMLVEATLDFPEEEIDFLKQSDARGQLAKIRATLEDVFKHAAQGALLRDGINAVLAGKPNVGKSSLLNVLAGSDVAIVTPIAGTTRDKVTQTIQIEGMPLNIIDTAGIREAQEDGSGPDEVERIGIERTWAEVAKADVILHMLDADRGPTLEDEKITARFPEGVPIIRIWNKIDRSGHKPAVDQMPDATHIYVSAAEDRGIDLLRGELLRIAGWQQTVESRYLARERHLLALKAAGEHLDHAAAHAALDNEAGEHALDLFAEELRLAQERLSGITGKFTPDDLLGVIFSRFCIGK, encoded by the coding sequence ATGACTTTCGATTCTTCTCCCATCGCCGCCATCGCCACCGCGCCCGGACGCGGCGGTATCGGCGTGGTCCGCATCTCCGGCAAGAACCTGGCGCCGGTGATCGCGGCCCTGTGCGGGCGCGCCGGCCTGCAGCCGCGCCATGCCACCTACCTGCCGTTCCGCCGCGCCGACGGCAGCGCCATCGACCAAGGCCTGGCGATCCATTTCCCGGCGCCGCATTCCTATACCGGCGAAGACGTGCTGGAGCTGCAAGGCCATGGCGGCCCGGTAGTGATGCAGATGCTGCTGGCGCGCTGTATCGAAGCCGGCGCGGAGATCGGCCTGCGCCTGGCCGAGCCGGGCGAGTTCACGCAGCGCGCCTTCCTCAACGACAAGATCGACCTGGCCCAGGCCGAGGCCGTGGCCGACCTGATCGAAGCCACCACCGAGGCCGCCGCCAAATCGGCGTCGGAGTCGCTCTCGGGCGCCTTCTCCAAGGTGATCCATGCGCTGGTGGAGCAGGTCACCAGCCTGCGCATGCTGGTGGAAGCGACGCTGGACTTTCCGGAAGAAGAGATCGACTTCCTCAAGCAATCCGACGCGCGCGGCCAGCTCGCCAAGATCCGCGCCACGCTGGAAGACGTGTTCAAGCACGCCGCCCAGGGCGCGCTGCTGCGCGACGGCATCAACGCCGTGCTGGCCGGCAAGCCGAACGTGGGCAAGTCATCTCTGCTCAACGTGCTGGCGGGATCCGACGTGGCCATCGTCACGCCGATCGCCGGCACCACGCGCGACAAGGTCACCCAGACCATCCAGATCGAAGGCATGCCGCTCAACATCATCGACACCGCCGGCATCCGCGAAGCGCAGGAAGACGGCAGCGGCCCGGACGAGGTCGAGCGCATCGGCATCGAGCGCACCTGGGCCGAGGTGGCCAAGGCCGACGTCATCCTGCACATGCTCGACGCCGACCGCGGCCCCACGCTGGAAGACGAGAAGATCACCGCGCGCTTCCCCGAGGGCGTGCCCATCATCCGCATCTGGAACAAGATCGACCGCTCGGGACACAAGCCTGCGGTCGACCAGATGCCCGACGCCACGCACATCTACGTCTCGGCCGCCGAAGACCGCGGCATCGACCTGCTGCGCGGCGAGCTGCTGCGCATCGCCGGCTGGCAGCAGACGGTGGAATCGCGCTATCTCGCGCGCGAGCGCCACCTGCTGGCGCTGAAGGCGGCCGGCGAACACCTGGATCACGCCGCCGCCCACGCCGCGCTCGACAACGAGGCCGGCGAGCATGCGCTGGACCTGTTCGCGGAAGAACTGCGGCTGGCGCAGGAGCGGCTCTCCGGCATCACCGGCAAGTTCACGCCGGACGATTTGCTGGGCGTGATTTTCTCGCGCTTCTGCATCGGCAAATAA
- the rpmH gene encoding 50S ribosomal protein L34, translating to MKRTYQPSVVRRKRTHGFRARMATRGGRAVINARRAKGRKRLAAV from the coding sequence ATGAAACGTACTTACCAACCCTCCGTCGTGCGTCGCAAGCGTACCCATGGTTTCCGCGCCCGTATGGCAACCCGTGGCGGCCGTGCCGTGATCAACGCTCGCCGCGCCAAGGGCCGCAAGCGCCTGGCAGCTGTTTAA
- the yidC gene encoding membrane protein insertase YidC: protein MDIKRTVLWVVFSFSLLLLWDGWMRHNGHQSMFFPSANQTQEQAAANPAAPVASQTGSPVPQAGAAAPAAVPVGDAAQAAAKGETITITTDVVKADIDTLGGELKRLELLKQRDVVDPTKNLVLFDSVAGHTYMAESGLIGGPFPNHKSLFTAKPGARSLDNGNSVQLVLEAEQGGVKLTKTFTFKRDSYLIDVQHTVTNTTAAPITPSLYLQLLRDGNKPGGESHFYSTFTGPAVYTEAEKFEKLDFEKIASGKQEHVKKADNGWIAMVQHYFVSAIIPPQQLQRDIYAEQVSPNLYRVGVKLPLGTIAPNASLTSDSQLYSGPTVNKTLEAIAPGLDLVRDYGHLAIIAKPIFWLMTHIHAVVGNWGWTIILLTVLIKLVFFPLSAASYRSMAKMKAVAPRMQAIRERHKGDPQAMNREMMAMYKTEKINPLGGCLPIAIQIPVFIALYSALLASVEMRGAPWLGWIHDLTAPDTLFGTIPYFNMPIGLLPIIMAASMFLQTKLNPTPPDPVQAKVMMFMPLVFSFMFFFFPSGLVLYWVTNNVLSIAQQWVITKNIESGKTK, encoded by the coding sequence ATGGATATCAAACGTACCGTCCTGTGGGTTGTATTCTCCTTCTCCCTGCTGCTGCTCTGGGATGGCTGGATGCGCCATAACGGACACCAGTCGATGTTCTTCCCGTCGGCTAACCAGACTCAGGAGCAGGCCGCCGCCAACCCGGCGGCGCCCGTCGCCAGCCAGACCGGTTCGCCGGTGCCGCAAGCCGGCGCCGCGGCGCCGGCCGCAGTGCCGGTGGGCGACGCCGCGCAGGCTGCCGCCAAGGGTGAAACCATCACCATCACCACCGACGTGGTCAAGGCCGACATCGACACCCTGGGCGGCGAATTGAAGCGCCTGGAGCTGCTCAAGCAGCGCGACGTGGTCGACCCGACCAAGAACCTGGTGCTGTTCGACTCCGTCGCCGGCCATACCTATATGGCCGAATCCGGCCTGATCGGCGGCCCGTTCCCGAACCACAAGTCGCTGTTCACGGCCAAGCCGGGCGCGCGTTCGCTGGACAACGGCAATAGCGTGCAGCTGGTGCTGGAAGCCGAGCAGGGCGGCGTCAAGCTGACCAAGACCTTCACCTTCAAGCGCGACAGCTACCTGATCGACGTGCAGCACACGGTCACCAACACCACCGCCGCGCCGATCACCCCGTCGCTGTACCTGCAGCTGCTGCGCGACGGCAACAAGCCGGGCGGCGAATCGCACTTCTACAGCACCTTCACCGGCCCGGCCGTCTACACCGAAGCCGAGAAGTTCGAGAAGCTGGACTTCGAGAAGATCGCCTCCGGCAAGCAAGAGCACGTCAAGAAGGCCGACAACGGCTGGATCGCGATGGTGCAGCACTATTTCGTGTCGGCCATCATCCCGCCGCAGCAACTCCAGCGCGACATCTATGCCGAACAGGTCTCACCCAATCTCTACCGTGTCGGCGTCAAGCTGCCGCTGGGCACCATCGCGCCCAATGCCAGCCTGACCTCGGACTCGCAGCTGTATTCCGGCCCGACGGTCAACAAGACCCTGGAAGCCATCGCTCCCGGCCTGGATCTGGTGCGTGACTACGGCCACCTCGCCATCATCGCCAAGCCGATCTTCTGGCTGATGACCCACATCCATGCCGTCGTCGGCAACTGGGGCTGGACCATCATCCTGCTGACCGTGCTGATCAAGCTGGTCTTCTTCCCGCTGTCGGCCGCGTCGTATCGCAGCATGGCCAAGATGAAGGCGGTCGCGCCGCGCATGCAGGCCATCCGCGAGCGCCACAAGGGCGATCCGCAGGCCATGAACCGCGAAATGATGGCGATGTACAAGACCGAGAAGATCAATCCGCTGGGCGGCTGCCTGCCCATCGCGATCCAGATCCCGGTGTTCATCGCCCTGTATTCGGCACTGCTGGCTTCCGTGGAAATGCGCGGCGCGCCGTGGCTGGGCTGGATCCATGACCTGACCGCCCCGGACACGCTGTTCGGCACCATCCCCTACTTCAACATGCCGATCGGCCTGCTGCCCATCATCATGGCCGCGTCGATGTTCCTGCAGACCAAGCTGAACCCGACGCCGCCGGATCCGGTCCAGGCCAAGGTGATGATGTTCATGCCGCTGGTGTTCTCGTTCATGTTCTTCTTCTTCCCGTCCGGCCTGGTGCTGTACTGGGTGACCAACAACGTCCTGTCGATCGCGCAGCAATGGGTGATCACCAAGAACATCGAGAGCGGCAAGACCAAGTAA
- the rnpA gene encoding ribonuclease P protein component, with the protein MTDVRSPLQPGDFPRDRRIVKTDEFSSVFRLRPVHRTEHFVLYARRNSLPQARLGVVAAKRLAPRAVTRNTIKRATRELFRQASLPAVDCIVRLSRPVNAKSDPATNAALKAALQAELAQLFAFLTNAPAFARK; encoded by the coding sequence GTGACGGACGTTCGTTCACCGCTTCAACCTGGCGACTTTCCACGCGATCGGCGAATCGTTAAAACGGATGAATTTTCATCCGTTTTTCGTTTGCGCCCCGTCCATCGGACGGAGCATTTCGTGTTGTATGCGCGCCGCAACAGCTTGCCGCAGGCTCGCCTGGGCGTCGTGGCGGCCAAGCGTTTGGCGCCGCGCGCGGTGACCCGCAACACGATCAAGCGCGCTACGCGCGAGCTGTTCCGCCAGGCCTCTCTGCCCGCCGTCGACTGCATCGTGCGCTTGTCGCGCCCGGTCAACGCCAAGAGCGATCCAGCCACCAATGCCGCCCTCAAGGCGGCATTGCAGGCCGAACTGGCGCAGCTGTTCGCCTTTTTGACGAACGCGCCAGCGTTTGCCAGGAAATAG
- the yidD gene encoding membrane protein insertion efficiency factor YidD, with the protein MKTPLLLLLRAYKLGVSPFLGQNCRFYPSCSDYAAEAVRIHGAFKGSLLAGKRLCKCHPWHPGGLDPVPGSPEASAGSSPASPNSAQPPAARVSSTVAADGCSHS; encoded by the coding sequence ATGAAAACGCCTTTGCTCCTGCTGTTACGCGCCTACAAGCTGGGAGTGAGCCCTTTCCTCGGGCAGAATTGCCGTTTCTATCCCAGCTGTTCCGACTATGCCGCCGAAGCGGTGCGTATCCACGGCGCGTTCAAAGGCAGCCTCCTGGCAGGCAAGCGCCTGTGCAAATGCCATCCGTGGCATCCGGGCGGCCTCGATCCGGTGCCCGGTTCGCCCGAGGCATCGGCCGGGTCTTCCCCTGCTTCCCCGAATTCTGCGCAGCCTCCCGCTGCGCGAGTTTCCTCCACTGTGGCCGCTGACGGTTGCAGCCACTCCTGA
- a CDS encoding nitroreductase family protein, with protein MSSNPRAADYPIDAHFINRWSPRAYTGADISEETVLTFLEAARWAPSAYNAQPWRFVFARRGTPAWDRLLGLLNEFNRSWAEKASVLIVILSRTVMVPPGASAAVPATTHSFDTGSAWGYMALQASISGWHAHGMAGFDKEKARTELNVPAEFSVEAMVAIGKLGDKSILPEGLQARELPSPREPLSKLAFEGTFKA; from the coding sequence ATGTCTTCCAATCCGCGCGCAGCCGACTATCCGATCGACGCCCATTTCATCAACCGCTGGTCGCCGCGCGCCTACACCGGCGCCGACATCTCGGAAGAAACCGTGCTGACTTTCCTGGAAGCCGCGCGCTGGGCTCCTTCGGCCTACAATGCGCAACCCTGGCGCTTCGTCTTCGCGCGCCGCGGCACGCCGGCGTGGGATCGCCTGCTGGGCCTGCTCAATGAATTCAACCGCAGCTGGGCCGAGAAGGCATCCGTGCTGATCGTGATCCTGTCGCGCACCGTGATGGTCCCGCCGGGCGCCAGCGCCGCCGTGCCCGCCACCACCCACTCCTTCGACACCGGTTCGGCCTGGGGCTACATGGCCCTGCAAGCCAGCATTTCCGGCTGGCACGCCCACGGCATGGCCGGCTTCGATAAGGAAAAGGCGCGCACCGAACTCAACGTGCCGGCCGAATTCTCGGTGGAAGCCATGGTCGCCATCGGCAAGCTGGGCGACAAATCCATCCTGCCGGAAGGCCTGCAAGCCCGCGAACTGCCAAGCCCGCGCGAGCCGCTCTCCAAGCTGGCGTTCGAAGGCACATTCAAGGCCTGA